From Providencia sp. R33, a single genomic window includes:
- the cheW gene encoding chemotaxis protein CheW, producing MSMLDDDLNKHEEEKNGEGYLIFTLGEEEYGIEILKVQEIRGYEQVTRIANTPDFIKGVTNLRGVIIPIIDLRVKFSHENVVYNDNTVVIVVNLKDRVVGIVVDGVSDVLVLNEEQIAPPPDFAVTLSTQYLTGLGTLNDRMLILVDIEKLLTSDEMALIDSMAE from the coding sequence ATGTCTATGTTAGATGATGATTTAAATAAACACGAAGAAGAAAAAAACGGCGAAGGTTACCTCATTTTTACCTTAGGTGAAGAAGAGTACGGCATTGAAATCTTAAAAGTGCAGGAAATTCGAGGTTACGAGCAAGTCACACGTATCGCAAACACCCCTGATTTTATTAAGGGTGTGACAAATTTGCGTGGAGTTATTATCCCAATCATCGATTTACGAGTGAAATTCTCCCATGAAAATGTGGTGTACAACGATAACACTGTTGTGATTGTGGTGAATTTAAAAGATCGCGTAGTTGGTATTGTCGTTGACGGCGTTTCAGATGTGTTGGTGCTCAATGAAGAGCAAATTGCACCACCACCTGATTTTGCAGTGACACTGTCCACCCAATATCTCACTGGTTTAGGGACACTTAATGACCGCATGCTCATTTTAGTGGACATTGAAAAGCTACTGACAAGTGATGAGATGGCGCTGATTGACAGCATGGCTGAGTAA